The Syntrophorhabdales bacterium region GCCCTACGAGACCGAGTTCAGGGTGCGCATGCGCGTGGATGGCGTTCTTTATGACATCATCAAGCTCCCCATGAAATATAAAGAGGCCGTGGTATCCAGAATCAAGGTGCTTTCCAGGCTCGATATAGCAGAGAAACGTCTGCCTCAGGACGGTCGCATAAAAATACAGATGAAACTGGACAATGCGACGAAGACGCTCGATCTTCGCGTATCAGTTCTGCCGACGCTCTTCGGCGAGAAAGTCGTGCTGCGGCTCCTTGACAAGGACAACCTCATGCTCGATATGCATCGCCTCGGATTCGAACCGGAAGGCCTGGTGCGATTCGAGGAGGCGATCTTCAAGCCTTGGGGCATGGTGCTCGTGACGGGCCCTACCGGTTCAGGAAAGACGAGCACGCTCTACAGCGCCATAAACAGGATCAATACGCCAGAGGTCAACATAATAACAGCCGAAGATCCTATAGAGTTCAATCTTCCGGGAATCAACCAGGTTCAGATGCATGAGACCATAGGGCTGACGTTCGCATCAGCGCTGCGCTCTTTCTTGAGGCAGGATCCAAACATTATCCTCGTGGGAGAGATCCGGGACATGGAAACAGCCGAGATCGCGGTCAAGGCATCGCTCACAGGACACCTGGTCCTGTCCACACTCCATACCAATGACGCACCCTCTGCGGTCACCCGTCTTGTGAATATGGGTATAGAGCCTCTGCTGGTCACGAGTTCTGTGATTCTCATTGCAGGGCAGCGCCTCGTGCGCAGAATCTGTCAGGATTGCAAGGAAGAGGTGGACATTCCCCGCAAGGCACTGGTTAACATCGGTTTTCCGGAAGGTGAGGTCGACTGCGTGAAAGCGTACGTGGGGAAAGGGTGTGACAAATGCAGCCACACGGGGTACAAAGGGCGGATAGGCCTGTACGAGGTCATGCCCATGACCGACACGCTGCGCCAGCTCATACTTGAAGGCTGCACCCTGGTGGATTTGAAGAGAAAAGCCATCGAGGAAGGCATGATCACCCTGCGGCAAAGCGGTTTGCTCAAGATCAAGGCCGGCATAACCACGATGGAAGAAGTCATTCGCGAGACCGTGCTGTAAATCACTGGTTCCTCAGGCTGCCAACATCCTTTTGATAACAGTTGATGTTCCTTCGGCACGAGAGATGAAAGAATCTGTTGACAATATAGAACCTTAATGAGAATTTAGAAAAGCCTGATTTTCGGGGTGAGGAGAGGGGCTATGAGCATTGAAAAGACCCTGATGCGCCTGAGAAAAGAACTGGCTGAGTTCTCAAAGCGCACGTTTCACCGGGGTCTTGTAAGCGGGACAGGGGGCAATATCAGCGTCAGGATACCGGGAACAGACCAGGTGCTGATCACCCCAACAAACGTGGCTCTATGTGATGTCGAACCTGAGTTCAGTCTCCTTCTGCACATCGACGGAAGTGTACTTGAGAGTCGTCATGACATGACGCCCTCAAAGGAAACAGGTTTGCATCTTGTTGCCTACATGCTTCGCCCGGATATAGGCGCGGTTTTTCATGTGCACCCTCCCTATGCGACAGCGTATTCAATGAAAGAGAGGCCGCTTCCCCTTGTGACGATCAATAGTCGCATAATCCTCCAGGAAGTCCCCTGCATCGGCTGCGCGGACCCGGGCTCCAAGGAACTCTGTAATTTCGTCGATGAAGGGATTTCCCGCTATCCTCACGCCAAGGCACTGCTGATGAAAGAGCACGGAGTACTGGCGCTGGGGCCTGCCCTTGCAACTGCCTTCTATGTTGCCGACCTTGTGGAAGATACCGCGAAGATAGCGTTCCTGGCAGAGAACATAAGGCGAGGGTAATGAACACCCGGGTGACGGGTGGTTATTACGGAGCGCTCGCTTTCTTGTTGACAAATGGACTAACATTTAGATATATAAAGTATAACCAAAAGCCCAACCGTCAGGATATGGGCGATGAGGAATGGATTCCGGCATGTTGGAATCCATCGAGCGAGCACGGCGAGCGAGAGGGGGAGGCTCCGACGGCTTTGCCGGTGGAGGGGGCGACGCGAGCCCCATACAGATATGTTCAAGTCGGTACGTACAGATCGCATCTCAAACGCCATAATGCAGCAGATCAAATCGGCGATCTTCGAAAAAAAGATCAAGCCGGGCGAGAAACTGCCGTCAGAGCGCCAGCTGATGGAGCAGTTTCAGTGCAGTCGCGTAACGGTACGCGAGGCTCTGAAGGCGCTGGAATACCCTGGGATTCTTGAGATCAGGAGGGGGATTCAGGGCGGTGCCTACGTCGTAGACCCCACGATCAAGTCGGGCCACAATTTACTGCAGGATATGTTCTTACTGGGGAATATAAAAATCTCCGATCTCACCGAGGCGAGGGTTGCCACCGAACCGCCGACTGCCGGTCTCGCCGCGGAAAGGGTCACAGATGAGATCCTTGAACAGCTGAGACAGAACATAGAAGAGACGCGCGAGTGCCTGAAGCGTAAGAATCCCAACGACGCACGCCTCCTGGAGCTGGAATTTCACCGCATCATAGCGCATGCATCGGAGAATCCGGTAATCCAGTTCATGATTGATTCCATGATGGACGTGATGGAGAACAACATCTCGTCTACATTTGTGCTCTCTGCAAGACCGGTGGAAAGTACGCTTCGTTTTCATGAATTGTTGTATGAGGCATTCAAGGAACGAGATTCGGCCAAAGCCCAGCATCTGATGCTGCAACACATACGCGAGATCCAGAGGGCGCTCGAAGAGAAGAAGCTCCCTATCAGGGAGCCCCGAAAGGGGATAGAGAAGAGAGCAGTTAAAAAAAAGTGAAGGAGGAGTTTCAGTATGGTCGACCTTTCAGTTGAAATTGCAGGCGTTAAGTTCAAGAACCCCATTGTTGTGGCTTCTGCCACACCGACTATGAATGCGAAGGGCATGAAGAAAGGCATTGACGGCGGTGCGGGTGCGGTTATCGCCAAGTCGCTCTTCGGAGAGGCAGGCAAACTGGGCAGACAGTTCCCGAGGCCCCGTTTCAAGCTCCTGGACTACAGGGAATATCCAGGATACCCGGAGAAGTTGCCCCATTCTTTTACGCTGCGCTCTCTGGAGGAGTGCTCCAGCTTCGATTATCCGACCTATATGAAGGACATCAACGAGGCCAAAGATCTGATCGGGGACTCCGGAGTCGTCATGGCCAGCCTTTCCGGCTCCAGCATGGATGAGTGGCTCACCATGTGCAAGATGGTGAACGAAACCAAGGCTGACTGGGTGGAGCTCAACAACTCCTGTCCCTTTGCGGCTGATATGGGTGTCTGCATGGGTGCGGGTGCTGTCGACCTCACCTTCCAGTTCGTAAAGGCGTGTAAAGAAGTGCTCAAGAAGCCCTTCAGCGTGAAGATCACGCCGCAGACGAATGATCCGGTTACTATCGCAAAACAGGTGGAACAGGCTGGTGCCAACGCAGTCAATATGTCGGCGCGGCTTTCCGGTACCATCATCGATATCGAGACTGCGAAACCATATCCCTTCGGCGCAATCGGCGGCTGGGGTGGACCGTATCTTCTCGGCTATGGCCTGAAGCTTGTCGGCGCTGCAGCGAAAGAGCTGAAGATTCCCATTATTGCAGGCCTTGGAACCTGGGACTGGCAGGACATCATCCGCTATCAGATGGTCGGCGCTACGCTCGTGCAGTCTGGCGCAGGCATCATGCTGCAGGGATACAAAGTGAGCCAGAAATGGCAGGACAGCATGGCCGCGTGGATGGAAGGCAAGGGTTACAACAGCCTTGCTGACATACGGGGGCTGGCCCTTCCCAACATGCTCAAGACCGCTGACGTGCCCAGGAAACCGACCAACATCGGCATGGTGATCGATACCACAAAATGCACCAAGTGCGGTGTTTGTCTGCGGAGCTGTTTCTATGATGCGATCGCGCTGACGAAAGCAGGGGCGGTTATCAACCCGCAGGCATGCGACGTGTGCGGCATGTGCGCAGAAGTCTGCCCGTCCTACGCGCCTCATCTATTCACAAAGTGAGATGCGCCATCGGGCGAGACCTAAAGCAGCAGGCAATACTTACGTAAATTGAAAAAGTGAGGACTATGGATACTGAAGCATTCGATCGGGATTACCGGAAACGGTTGGAAAAACTTTCGACGACGAACCTTTCAGACGCCCTTGACCAGGTCGGATTCAGAGGGGCCGTTATCGGCATCAGGCCCCTCTTTGGTATGCCGAAAGTCGTTGGTCGGGCAAAGACGATCAAGATGACAGCGGCCGGCATGGTGAAGTCAAAAAGGCATCTGGGCATCGATGCCATCGCCTCCGCGAGCCGCGGTGACGTCATTGCGATTGACAATCGAGGAGACACGTACAACAACTGCTGGGGGGAAATTCTTTCCTGTGCCGCGCAGCAGAAAGGTGTTTCGGCTGTCTTCGTCGACGGAGCAGCCAGGGATGTCGATTTCTGCCAGGAGATCGGATTTCCTGTATTCGCCCGCGCGATTGTTCCCATAACCGCCAGGGGGAGGATCATGCAGGAGGATTTCAACTGCCCTATCCGCCTTGGCGATGTTCAGGTCAGGCCTGGCGACATCCTCGTCGGGGATGTCAACGGCATTGTGGTGATCCCTGCAGAGAAACTGGAAGAGGTGGTAAGCGCGGCGGAGAAGATCCTGGAGAAAGAAGAACAGATGAAGGCTGATATTCTTGCGGGAATGGATATCGTGGAAGTAGATACCAAATACAACTACGAGCAGATGCTCAGCAAAAAATAGGAACAGCAGCAATCAAAAGAATTGTGGAGAGACGCATGACTGGAGTTGCGGAGAAGGAGA contains the following coding sequences:
- a CDS encoding 4Fe-4S binding protein; amino-acid sequence: MVDLSVEIAGVKFKNPIVVASATPTMNAKGMKKGIDGGAGAVIAKSLFGEAGKLGRQFPRPRFKLLDYREYPGYPEKLPHSFTLRSLEECSSFDYPTYMKDINEAKDLIGDSGVVMASLSGSSMDEWLTMCKMVNETKADWVELNNSCPFAADMGVCMGAGAVDLTFQFVKACKEVLKKPFSVKITPQTNDPVTIAKQVEQAGANAVNMSARLSGTIIDIETAKPYPFGAIGGWGGPYLLGYGLKLVGAAAKELKIPIIAGLGTWDWQDIIRYQMVGATLVQSGAGIMLQGYKVSQKWQDSMAAWMEGKGYNSLADIRGLALPNMLKTADVPRKPTNIGMVIDTTKCTKCGVCLRSCFYDAIALTKAGAVINPQACDVCGMCAEVCPSYAPHLFTK
- a CDS encoding FadR/GntR family transcriptional regulator — its product is MQQIKSAIFEKKIKPGEKLPSERQLMEQFQCSRVTVREALKALEYPGILEIRRGIQGGAYVVDPTIKSGHNLLQDMFLLGNIKISDLTEARVATEPPTAGLAAERVTDEILEQLRQNIEETRECLKRKNPNDARLLELEFHRIIAHASENPVIQFMIDSMMDVMENNISSTFVLSARPVESTLRFHELLYEAFKERDSAKAQHLMLQHIREIQRALEEKKLPIREPRKGIEKRAVKKK
- a CDS encoding RraA family protein; translation: MDTEAFDRDYRKRLEKLSTTNLSDALDQVGFRGAVIGIRPLFGMPKVVGRAKTIKMTAAGMVKSKRHLGIDAIASASRGDVIAIDNRGDTYNNCWGEILSCAAQQKGVSAVFVDGAARDVDFCQEIGFPVFARAIVPITARGRIMQEDFNCPIRLGDVQVRPGDILVGDVNGIVVIPAEKLEEVVSAAEKILEKEEQMKADILAGMDIVEVDTKYNYEQMLSKK
- the pilB gene encoding type IV-A pilus assembly ATPase PilB, which produces MSLSGPLLGELLVRMSMITQRQLDDALKVQRQLGGKLGEVLVQMGVLTEDDILEALSRKFNVPLIELESTEIEESVVKIIPSHYARRYHIMPVMKKRTTLTIAMADPTSVNTISDIKFFTGYHVEPVIAKESAIARAIERYYGGSQTGLRKVIEDMGVIQEASSLQIVEDDDKMDVASLEADAKQPPVVNIVNLMIAEAARKNASDIHVEPYETEFRVRMRVDGVLYDIIKLPMKYKEAVVSRIKVLSRLDIAEKRLPQDGRIKIQMKLDNATKTLDLRVSVLPTLFGEKVVLRLLDKDNLMLDMHRLGFEPEGLVRFEEAIFKPWGMVLVTGPTGSGKTSTLYSAINRINTPEVNIITAEDPIEFNLPGINQVQMHETIGLTFASALRSFLRQDPNIILVGEIRDMETAEIAVKASLTGHLVLSTLHTNDAPSAVTRLVNMGIEPLLVTSSVILIAGQRLVRRICQDCKEEVDIPRKALVNIGFPEGEVDCVKAYVGKGCDKCSHTGYKGRIGLYEVMPMTDTLRQLILEGCTLVDLKRKAIEEGMITLRQSGLLKIKAGITTMEEVIRETVL
- a CDS encoding class II aldolase/adducin family protein; the encoded protein is MSIEKTLMRLRKELAEFSKRTFHRGLVSGTGGNISVRIPGTDQVLITPTNVALCDVEPEFSLLLHIDGSVLESRHDMTPSKETGLHLVAYMLRPDIGAVFHVHPPYATAYSMKERPLPLVTINSRIILQEVPCIGCADPGSKELCNFVDEGISRYPHAKALLMKEHGVLALGPALATAFYVADLVEDTAKIAFLAENIRRG